The Triticum aestivum cultivar Chinese Spring chromosome 7B, IWGSC CS RefSeq v2.1, whole genome shotgun sequence genome window below encodes:
- the LOC123162522 gene encoding G-type lectin S-receptor-like serine/threonine-protein kinase LECRK2 → MKPSGISPSFSRHLAPLLVLLLHQAHLLVANKLAGGSILRPPNYITCSSGEYAFGFRALGDDPSRFLLAVWFNFNFTQAADPAEQRVVWYAKDPDSGSAITVTGLSVFSINDQLYLDDTTSGRIWKNQNPNLQYGSDLVLQDSGNLQFLAFGGSTVMWESFRYPTDTLLPGQSMGSGEALHSKRSDTDFSRGRFGLYMQADGNIVLYLAADNIGSNLAAGSLKSDNAYWGSGTYQSGNTQDGNTTLFFDSPGYLYYHIKDGSVQDLIPLFPNSTSSYHQYATLDPDGVIRVYTRPKNAAGGRSNVSWAVTGLFPSEGCSRSTALQGFCGPNSYCVHGPNGRLDCKCPSGYSFLDAQLKHRGCTQEFVPQSCDGNNHSAEFGVVKMPNTNWTNLPYERYPYTTVTEDQCRDFCLSDCLCTAALFHGPYCAKMASLTGAGQQGGNVSMNVLIKVRTSSPSVPASLRRILPYVLLGCSAFLLLSAAGSLMLHCYLRKKTANHDFVRAYTAKELYKATNGFHRLLGRGGFGEVYYGVLKSLHYPEIAVKKLISSNDYSEREFGNEVQSIGQIHHRNLVRMVGYCKERAQRMLVFEFMPGGSLRSFLFQPQQQPMWSWRAEAALGIAKGMEYLHEGCNYPIIHCDIKPDNILLDSKKNPKITDFGIARLLSDQQMHTTVTNIRGTRGYIAPEWFQSDRRIDTKVDVYSFGVVLLEMICCRKSQEPVPGQDGDDSVMLFEWAGQLVGDGRTEVLFHSDDDAIEDLFRVERFLRVALWCIEQNPSLRPTMHQVVQMLEGVIEVDTLPAPTSSNCSSPLTSSVDESPLLPGGATLAIE, encoded by the coding sequence ATGAAGCCATCAGGCATTTCTCCCTCTTTTTCTCGCCACCTTGCCCCACTGCTTGTGCTCTTGCTGCACCAAGCTCATCTGCTTGTAGCAAACAAGCTCGCGGGAGGGTCGATTCTCAGGCCACCAAACTACATCACCTGCTCATCCGGGGAGTACGCCTTCGGCTTCCGTGCCCTCGGCGACGACCCTAGCCGGTTCCTCCTCGCCGTCTggttcaacttcaacttcacccAAGCGGCTGACCCTGCGGAGCAGAGGGTGGTGTGGTACGCGAAAGACCCAGACTCAGGCTCGGCCATCACGGTCACAGGGCTATCCGTATTCAGCATCAATGATCAGCTCTACCTCGACGACACCACATCTGGTAGAATTTGGAAAAACCAGAACCCTAACTTACAGTATGGCTCTGACCTCGTGCTCCAGGACTCGGGCAACCTCCAGTTCCTCGCCTTTGGGGGAAGCACTGTCATGTGGGAGAGCTTTCGGTATCCGACCGATACGCTCCTCCCAGGGCAGTCCATGGGCTCTGGAGAAGCCCTTCATTCGAAGCGCTCGGACACGGATTTCTCCCGTGGCCGCTTCGGCCTGTACATGCAGGCCGACGGCAACATTGTCTTGTACCTCGCTGCCGACAACATTGGCAGCAACCTTGCTGCCGGCAGCCTGAAATCGGACAATGCTTATTGGGGGAGCGGCACCTACCAATCCGGCAACACCCAAGACGGCAACACGACCCTTTTCTTCGACTCACCGGGGTATCTCTATTACCATATCAAGGACGGCAGTGTGCAAGACCTGATACCTCTATTTCCAAACTCCACCTCCAGTTACCACCAATACGCAACACTCGATCCAGACGGCGTCATCCGCGTCTACACCCGGCCGAAGAATGCCGCTGGGGGAAGGAGCAACGTGTCGTGGGCAGTCACTGGCTTATTCCCAAGTGAAGGTTGCAGCAGGAGCACCGCTTTGCAAGGTTTCTGCGGCCCCAATTCCTACTGCGTGCACGGCCCAAATGGCCGTCTCGATTGCAAGTGTCCAAGCGGCTACTCTTTCCTTGATGCGCAGCTCAAGCACAGAGGATGCACTCAGGAGTTTGTACCGCAAAGCTGTGATGGGAACAACCACTCCGCCGAGTTTGGAGTTGTCAAGATGCCCAACACCAATTGGACAAACTTGCCGTACGAAAGATATCCGTACACCACAGTCACAGAGGACCAGTGTAGAGACTTCTGCCTTAGCGACTGCCTGTGCACAGCGGCTCTATTTCATGGACCGTACTGTGCTAAGATGGCGTCATTGACAGGTGCCGGACAGCAGGGAGGAAATGTCAGCATGAACGTGTTGATCAAGGTGAGGACAAGCAGCCCCTCGGTGCCGGCATCACTGAGAAGGATATTGCCTTATGTACTACTCGGTTGCTCGGCGTTCCTGTTGTTGTCGGCAGCAGGTAGTCTCATGTTACATTGCTACCTCAGAAAAAAGACCGCCAACCATGACTTTGTGAGGGCTTACACTGCAAAAGAGCTTTACAAAGCCACCAATGGCTTTCATAGGTTGCTAGGCAGAGGAGGCTTTGGCGAGGTCTACTATGGGGTGTTGAAGTCGCTACACTACCCTGAGATAGCAGTGAAGAAGCTCATCAGCTCCAATGATTACAGCGAGAGGGAGTTTGGGAATGAGGTACAGTCCATCGGCCAGATCCACCATAGGAATCTAGTCCGCATGGTTGGTTACTGCAAAGAGCGGGCTCAACGGATGTTGGTGTTCGAGTTCATGCCAGGTGGTTCCCTTCGGAGCTTCCTTTTCCAACCTCAGCAGCAACCGATGTGGAGTTGGCGCGCTGAGGCAGCGCTCGGCATTGCCAAGGGCATGGAGTACTTACATGAAGGATGCAATTATCCAATCATCCACTGTGACATCAAGCCCGACAATATATTGTTAGATAGCAAGAAAAATCCGAAGATTACTGACTTTGGGATTGCCAGGCTTCTTAGTGACCAGCAGATGCACACCACGGTGACCAACATCAGGGGCACGAGGGGCTATATTGCCCCCGAGTGGTTCCAAAGCGACAGGCGCATCGACACCAAGGTTGATGTTTACAGCTTCGGTGTTGTGCTACTAGAGATGATATGCTGCCGAAAGTCCCAGGAGCCAGTGCCTGGTCAGGATGGTGATGACTCGGTCATGCTATTCGAGTGGGCCGGTCAGTTGGTTGGTGATGGCAGGACTGAGGTTCTCTTTCATAGCGATGACGACGCCATTGAGGATTTGTTCAGAGTGGAGAGGTTCTTGCGTGTTGCTCTCTGGTGCATTGAGCAGAATCCTTCGCTCCGTCCGACAATGCATCAGGTTGTTCAGATGCTGGAGGGTGTGATTGAGGTCGACACTCTACCTGCGCCTACAAGCTCCAACTGTTCATCGCCGTTGACCTCTTCAGTCGACGAGAGCCCTCTGTTGCCAGGTGGTGCTACTCTTGCGATAGAGTGA